The Cellulophaga sp. L1A9 genome window below encodes:
- a CDS encoding alpha/beta fold hydrolase: MRYILVLFFLQISFIVNAQTQFFSSFDGAKIAYSDEGNGSVVVLVHGFINSGSSWEATILKKELIEKGYRVIVPDLRGNGLSETSNEAAFYQEDAEVKDLQALISYLKIKKFGVVGYSRGSIVTAKWLTADKRIKKAVLGGMGLDFTNPEWDRRILFANAFAEGAVLTEETKGAVAYATSIHANLKALHYLQLYQPVTPVMELKKIKAKVLIIAGDKDLENGNPRELHAVIPKSKFVIIKGVHNEAHKTASFSKEILSFLR, translated from the coding sequence ATGAGATATATTCTTGTTTTATTTTTTTTGCAAATTTCATTTATTGTAAATGCTCAAACACAATTCTTTTCTTCTTTTGATGGGGCGAAAATTGCGTATTCAGATGAAGGAAATGGGAGCGTGGTTGTTTTAGTGCATGGATTTATAAATTCAGGCAGTTCTTGGGAAGCTACTATTTTGAAAAAGGAACTTATAGAAAAAGGATATAGGGTTATTGTTCCAGATTTAAGAGGTAATGGGTTGTCTGAGACATCAAATGAGGCAGCGTTTTATCAAGAGGATGCCGAAGTAAAAGATTTACAAGCATTGATCTCTTATTTGAAAATTAAAAAATTTGGTGTTGTAGGGTATTCTAGAGGGAGTATTGTTACTGCCAAATGGCTGACTGCTGATAAGCGAATAAAAAAAGCAGTATTAGGCGGTATGGGCTTAGATTTTACGAATCCTGAATGGGACAGACGTATTTTGTTTGCAAATGCATTTGCAGAAGGAGCAGTGTTAACAGAAGAAACAAAAGGAGCAGTGGCTTATGCAACATCTATTCATGCTAATTTAAAAGCATTGCATTATTTACAGCTTTATCAACCTGTAACACCGGTAATGGAGCTTAAAAAAATAAAGGCAAAAGTGTTAATCATAGCAGGAGATAAAGATTTGGAAAATGGGAATCCTAGAGAATTGCATGCGGTAATTCCCAAGAGCAAATTTGTGATCATCAAAGGAGTTCATAATGAAGCGCATAAAACAGCATCTTTTTCAAAAGAAATACTTTCATTTCTCAGGTAA
- a CDS encoding DUF3307 domain-containing protein, whose product MMLFTKLFLAHLLGDFIFQPTKWVKDKEEKKIKSKYIYYHSLIHFALTLLLLWDLSYWKIALVIAVSHYGIDLLKLYVTPSFKNKSIPFFIDQVLHIAVLYGCVYYGDLFQHTAALIDQIDLNLVTAFVFVSFPAAIVISKLLEGMSRHIEDDHESLPNAGMYIGIIERFFVLTFLIAGHWEVIGFLIAAKSVFRFNDLKESNSRELTEYILIGTLLSFGMAILTGIVYNSF is encoded by the coding sequence ATGATGTTATTTACCAAGCTCTTTTTAGCACATTTGCTAGGAGATTTTATTTTTCAACCTACTAAATGGGTAAAAGATAAAGAAGAAAAGAAAATAAAATCTAAATACATCTACTATCATTCGTTAATTCATTTTGCTTTAACCTTATTGTTGTTATGGGATTTAAGCTATTGGAAAATAGCCCTTGTTATTGCTGTTTCGCATTACGGTATAGACCTGTTAAAACTTTATGTCACACCAAGTTTTAAAAATAAAAGCATTCCTTTTTTTATAGACCAAGTACTGCACATAGCAGTATTGTATGGGTGTGTTTATTATGGAGATTTGTTTCAGCATACTGCTGCGTTAATTGATCAAATAGACCTTAATTTGGTTACAGCTTTTGTCTTTGTTAGTTTTCCTGCAGCAATAGTGATCAGTAAACTGTTGGAAGGAATGTCTAGACATATTGAAGATGATCACGAGTCTCTGCCCAATGCAGGAATGTATATAGGGATAATAGAACGCTTTTTTGTGCTCACTTTTTTAATTGCAGGCCATTGGGAGGTAATTGGTTTTCTAATCGCAGCAAAATCGGTTTTTAGATTTAATGATTTAAAAGAGAGTAATAGTAGAGAGTTAACAGAATACATTCTAATTGGGACCTTGTTGAGTTTCGGAATGGCAATTCTAACAGGTATCGTGTATAACAGCTTCTAA